In Populus alba chromosome 1, ASM523922v2, whole genome shotgun sequence, a single window of DNA contains:
- the LOC118055522 gene encoding RING-H2 finger protein ATL2, which produces MPSAVESPEHNPMSHLINSISSYDSNIMLAAVISLLLVILFVLLLHIYAKWFLAQARHRRRSSSVSVSHVLRASRFHHFHNFTVDTTFSTSPSKGLDRSVISSIPLFVYKAEECKQGLECVICLSPFEENEVGKSLTKCGHGFHVECIDMWLNSHSNCPVCRAPAVGDDNDTAIDDLKSTEVSRESTDERGLSDVGASRLEIVTDFSNSENENGNVVVNRDCLSESPSTSLSLSSSLKRMCRNRSESKVFPSINATELDA; this is translated from the coding sequence ATGCCAAGTGCTGTCGAATCACCAGAGCACAATCCAATGAGTCATCTCATCAACAGCATATCTTCGTATGACAGCAACATAATGCTTGCTGCAGTTATATCCCTTCTTTTAGTAATCCTCTTTGTGTTGCTTCTCCACATCTATGCCAAGTGGTTCTTGGCACAAGCTCGCCATAGAAGAAGATCAAGTTCTGTGTCTGTGTCTCACGTTCTGCGTGCTTCAAGATTCCACCATTTCCATAATTTCACTGTTGACACTACTTTCTCCACTTCCCCTTCAAAGGGTCTTGatagatcagtcatttcttcaattCCATTGTTTGTTTACAAAGCAGAAGAGTGTAAACAAGGCTTAGAGTGTGTCATTTGCTTAAGTCCCTTTGAGGAAAATGAGGTTGGCAAGAGCTTGACAAAGTGTGGTCATGGTTTTCATGTTGAGTGTATTGATATGTGGCTGAATTCTCACTCTAATTGTCCTGTTTGTAGAGCTCCTGCTGTGGGTGATGACAACGACACTGCTATTGATGATCTCAAGTCCACGGAGGTGAGTAGGGAGTCAACAGATGAGAGGGGCTTGAGTGATGTTGGGGCTTCTAGATTGGAAATTGTCACTGATTTTTCAAATTCTGAGAATGAGAATGGAAATGTTGTGGTAAATCGTGATTGTTTATCAGAATCACCATCTACTTCTTTGTCTTTGAGTTCTTCTTTGAAGAGAATGTGTAGGAATAGATCAGAAAGCAAGGTATTCCCATCAATTAATGCAACTGAACTGGATGCTTGA
- the LOC118055561 gene encoding zinc transporter 6, chloroplastic — translation MAAACLIDATRSATCRDTQAATHLKLISILIIFFTSIIGISSPVLLARYFHGKALYDKATLIIKCFAAGVILSTSLVHVLPDAYDALSDCQVASKHPWKDFPFAGLVTLIGVLLALLVDLAASARLEQHGQGHGHGNGNGQYTVVGIQEEMVRKKESDKSVKVEIMGEVDLVKVKQRLVSQVLEIGIIFHSVIIGVTMGMSQNKCTIRPLVTALAFHQIFEGMGLGGCIAQAGFSFGTVAYMCFMFAVTTPMGIVLGMIIFSMTGYDDSNPNALIMEGLLGSLSSGVLVYMGLVDLIAADFFHNKFMSSASWLKKASFIALALGSTSMSILALWA, via the exons ATGGCAGCAGCTTGCTTGATCGACGCAACCCGCTCCGCAACCTGCAGAGACACGCAAGCTGCAACCCACCTAAAACTAATCTCCATCTTAATAATCTTCTTTACAAGCATAATTGGCATCTCTTCTCCCGTTCTCTTAGCTCGCTATTTCCACGGAAAAGCCCTCTACGACAAGGCAACTCTGATAATCAAGTGCTTCGCCGCAGGTGTGATCCTCTCCACTTCATTAGTTCACGTACTCCCCGACGCTTACGATGCACTATCTGATTGCCAGGTAGCATCAAAACATCCTTGGAAAGATTTTCCTTTCGCTGGTTTAGTTACTTTGATCGGGGTTTTATTGGCTCTTTTGGTTGATTTAGCTGCAAGTGCACGCTTGGAGCAACATGGCCAAGGGCACGGGCACGGTAACGGTAACGGACAGTACACGGTTGTTGGGATACAGGAGGAAATGGTGCGAAAGAAAGAGAGTGACAAGTCGGTTAAGGTGGAGATCATGGGAGAGGTGGATTTGGTGAAGGTAAAGCAGAGGCTGGTGTCTCAGGTGTTGGAGATTGGGATTATTTTTCATTCGGTGATAATTGGAGTTACTATGGGTATGTCACAAAATAAGTGTACTATCAGACCACTTGTTACTGCTCTTGCTTTTCATCAGATTTTTGAAGGGATGGGTCTTGGTGGCTGCATTGCTCAG GCAGGGTTTAGCTTTGGAACAGTGGCCTACATGTGTTTTATGTTTGCAGTGACTACGCCGATGGGGATAGTGTTAGGGATGATCATATTTTCAATGACTGGTTATGACGACAGTAACCCCAATGCCTTGATTATGGAAGGATTACTGGGGTCATTATCCTCAGGTGTACTTGTATACATGGGTCTTGTTGATCTGATAGCTGCTGATTTTTTCCATAACAAGTTTATGAGTTCTGCTTCATGGTTGAAGAAGGCATCGTTCATCGCACTAGCTCTTGGCTCTACTTCAATGTCAATCCTTGCTCTTTGGGCTTAA
- the LOC118055562 gene encoding probable N-acetyltransferase HLS1 — protein MGCGKLKIRSYDVQVHRAGVEDLERRCEVGPTERVVLYIDTMGDPICRIRNSPMYKMLVAELGSELVGVIQGSIKLATVHKPPKNIAKLGYVLGLRIAPVHRRKGIGSRLVLELEKWFIANDVDYAYMATEKDNEASANLFINKLGYAKFRTPAILVNPVDHRALRLSSKTEVAKLKVEEAEFLYRKFMTSTEFFPDDIGNILRNKLSLGTWVAYPRGESWEDFGSDGKVLPRSWAMLSVWNSGELFKLRLGKAPLSCFLYTKSSILIDKIFPCFKLPAIPDFFSPFGFYFMYGVHHEGSLSGKLVQHLCQFVHNMATKSKDCKVIVTEVGGKDILRLHIPYWKSLSCPEDLWCIKTLKNEENTIHQLPKAPPTTTSLFVDPREV, from the exons ATGGGATGTGGAAAACTTAAAATACGAAGCTATGATGTTCAAGTTCATAGAGCTGGAGTGGAAGATCTTGAGAGAAGATGTGAGGTAGGCCCGACTGAAAGAGTAGTTCTCTACATAGATACCATGGGTGACCCCATCTGTAGAATCAGAAACAGTCCGATGTACAAGATGCTG GTAGCCGAATTGGGCAGCGAACTGGTTGGTGTCATTCAAGGCTCTATAAAGCTAGCAACCGTTCATAAACCTCCAAAGAATATAGCCAAGTTGGGTTATGTGCTAGGTTTAAGAATTGCACCAGTTCATCGACGAAAAGGGATTGGATCGAGGCTAGTGCTTGAATTGGAGAAATGGTTCATCGCAAATGATGTTGACTACGCTTACATGGCTACGGAGAAAGATAATGAAGCGTCAGCTAATCTCTTCATAAACAAGCTTGGATATGCCAAATTCAGGACACCGGCGATTCTTGTTAACCCAGTTGATCATCGCGCCTTACGTTTGTCATCAAAAACTGAGGTGGCAAAGCTCAAAGTTGAGGAAGCTGAGTTTCTATATCGCAAGTTCATGACTTCAACGGAGTTTTTCCCTGATGATATAGGGAATATACTGAGAAACAAGCTAAGCTTGGGGACTTGGGTGGCTTATCCCAGAGGTGAGTCATGGGAAGATTTTGGTTCAGATGGGAAAGTACTTCCAAGAAGTTGGGCTATGCTTAGTGTATGGAACAGTGGGGAGCTCTTCAAGCTAAGACTAGGGAAAGCGCCCTTATCTTGCTTTCTATACACAAAGAGTTCAATATTGATTGATAAAATCTTTCCATGTTTTAAGTTGCCTGCAATACCAGATTTTTTTAGTCCATTTGGATTCTACTTCATGTATGGAGTGCACCATGAAGGATCGTTATCAGGAAAGCTGGTTCAACACTTGTGCCAATTTGTGCACAACATGGCGACAAAGTCCAAAGATTGTAAGGTTATTGTAACAGAAGTTGGCGGTAAGGACATCCTAAGGCTTCACATCCCCTACTGGAAATCACTCTCCTGTCCAGAAGATTTGTGGTGCATAAAGACCTTGAAAAATGAAGAGAACACAATACATCAATTGCCAAAAGCGCCACCGACAACAACATCCCTTTTTGTAGACCCAAGAGAGGTTTGA